In Catenulispora sp. MAP5-51, the following proteins share a genomic window:
- the glgB gene encoding 1,4-alpha-glucan branching protein GlgB has product MTWNAGTIERSGGGVRSQAAGQSASAVLDVSDLSAASAQPATSAPSDESRYWRRFGAHAQGHGVQFAVWAPNAQQVNVEGDFNDWNPRRGVELRRDESGRWSGFAPDARPGHRYKYKILGRDGVWRLKADPVAFAAETPPASASVVFASGHQWGDEEWMARRHTGERFSFNEPMAVYEVHLASWRPGLSYDDLAEQLVGHVAGLGFTHVEFLPVMEHPFGGSWGYQTTGFFAPTARLGDPDGLRRLIDAFHQAGIAVILDWVPAHFPRDDWALAWFDGAALYEHPDPRRGEHPDWGSLIFDFGHPDVQNFLIGSALYWIEEFHADGLRVDAVSSMLFLDYSRAPGTWEPNCFGGNANLQALDFIKMLTNEVHHRHPSVVMAAEESAAWPGVTHPVADNGLGFDVKWNLGWMNDTLECLTIEPLFRRYHFDELRRPSSYAFMEHDLLPLSHDEVVHGKGSLAGKLPGWRGPQKDGLRGLLAYQWAFPGKNLVFMGAEFAQRGEWSEQWGLDWADAADGDGVTRLVADMNRRYQEHPALWSRDDDPSGTHWGTADADANLISFVRYGRDGDAVVCIANFSGHEVRDRRIGLPWGGTWQEVLNTDAAFYDGGGAGNLGTVTADAGRGEDWLPASGVVTVGAYATVWLAGKHEG; this is encoded by the coding sequence GTGACCTGGAACGCGGGAACGATCGAGCGGTCCGGCGGCGGGGTGCGCTCGCAAGCTGCCGGGCAGTCGGCGTCGGCTGTGTTGGATGTGTCGGACTTGTCGGCGGCGTCGGCACAGCCGGCAACGTCGGCCCCGTCCGACGAGTCGCGCTACTGGCGGCGCTTCGGCGCGCACGCGCAAGGCCACGGCGTCCAGTTCGCGGTCTGGGCGCCGAACGCCCAGCAGGTGAACGTCGAGGGCGACTTCAACGACTGGAATCCGCGCCGCGGCGTCGAACTGCGGCGCGACGAGTCCGGCCGCTGGTCCGGCTTCGCGCCCGACGCCCGGCCCGGCCACCGCTACAAGTACAAGATCCTGGGCCGCGACGGGGTGTGGCGGCTGAAGGCCGACCCGGTGGCGTTCGCCGCCGAGACCCCGCCGGCCTCGGCCTCGGTGGTGTTCGCCTCCGGACACCAGTGGGGCGACGAGGAGTGGATGGCCCGCCGCCACACCGGCGAGCGCTTCTCCTTCAACGAGCCGATGGCGGTGTACGAGGTGCACCTGGCCTCCTGGCGTCCCGGCCTGTCCTACGACGACCTGGCCGAGCAGCTGGTCGGACACGTGGCGGGCCTGGGGTTCACGCACGTGGAGTTCCTGCCGGTCATGGAGCACCCGTTCGGCGGATCGTGGGGCTACCAGACCACCGGCTTCTTCGCCCCGACCGCCCGCCTCGGCGACCCCGACGGCCTGCGCCGCCTCATCGACGCCTTCCACCAGGCCGGCATCGCGGTGATCCTGGACTGGGTACCGGCACACTTCCCGCGCGACGACTGGGCCCTGGCCTGGTTCGACGGGGCCGCGCTGTACGAGCACCCCGACCCCCGGCGCGGCGAGCACCCGGACTGGGGCAGCCTGATCTTCGACTTCGGACACCCCGACGTCCAGAACTTCCTGATCGGCAGCGCCCTGTACTGGATCGAGGAGTTCCACGCCGACGGCCTCCGCGTCGACGCGGTGTCCTCGATGCTGTTCCTGGACTACTCGCGAGCGCCGGGCACCTGGGAGCCGAACTGCTTCGGCGGGAACGCCAACCTGCAGGCCCTGGACTTCATCAAGATGCTGACCAACGAGGTCCACCACCGGCACCCCTCGGTGGTCATGGCCGCCGAGGAGTCGGCGGCCTGGCCCGGGGTCACGCACCCGGTCGCGGACAACGGGCTCGGGTTCGACGTGAAGTGGAACCTGGGGTGGATGAACGACACCCTGGAATGCCTGACGATCGAACCGCTGTTCCGGCGCTACCACTTCGACGAGCTCCGTCGGCCGTCGTCCTACGCGTTCATGGAACACGACCTGCTGCCGTTGTCGCACGACGAGGTCGTGCACGGCAAGGGATCGCTGGCCGGCAAGCTGCCGGGCTGGCGCGGCCCGCAGAAGGACGGACTGCGCGGCCTGCTGGCCTACCAGTGGGCCTTCCCCGGCAAGAACCTGGTGTTCATGGGCGCCGAGTTCGCACAGCGCGGCGAGTGGAGCGAGCAGTGGGGGCTGGACTGGGCCGACGCTGCGGATGGTGACGGCGTCACCCGTCTGGTCGCCGACATGAACCGGCGTTATCAGGAGCACCCGGCGCTGTGGTCGCGGGACGACGATCCGTCCGGCACGCACTGGGGTACTGCCGATGCTGACGCGAACCTGATCAGCTTCGTCCGCTACGGCCGCGACGGGGATGCCGTGGTCTGCATCGCGAACTTCTCCGGCCATGAGGTGCGCGACCGGCGGATCGGGCTGCCTTGGGGCGGGACGTGGCAGGAGGTGCTGAACACCGATGCGGCGTTCTACGACGGTGGCGGCGCCGGGAACCTGGGGACGGTCACGGCCGATGCGGGGCGGGGGGAGGACTGGCTGCCGGCTTCGGGGGTGGTGACGGTTGGGGCGTACGCGACGGTGTGGCTGGCCGGGAAGCACGAAGGCTGA
- a CDS encoding glycosyltransferase family 4 protein: MSAPVRELTITKEANDAMAVVRTTVPAPPRPASRSLRILMLSWEYPPVVVGGLGRHVHALARNLVRAGHQVTVATRHAPGAPLDEIVEGVRVVRAPADPPMIPLDTPHLLAWTMAFNHTLTRAALHAADSGEYDLVHAHDWLVTHTAITMRDHLRVPLVATVHATEAGRHQGWLPGDLNRAIHSVECWLGAEAERVLVCSKYMGREVDALLGVPEAKTAVIPNGVDLPRWSPNPAEVAAMRSRYAGDGPLIGFAGRLVYEKGVQHLLHAVPELRRRHPGLRVVIAGDGPQRAELEATAGRLDLHHEVSFTGFVPARGLSSTMASTDAMVVPSIYEPFGLVALEAAAAGAPLAVSKTGGLAEIVEPGVTGLRFPVRDADAVAESVSSLLSDRESARAMADAARTMVRERYGWDDVAVATAGVYANVVGGPKAKRPANLWRSPSVIDPEPLRIPEGNLLESAGLLP, encoded by the coding sequence ATGTCCGCACCGGTGCGCGAGCTGACGATCACCAAAGAGGCCAACGACGCCATGGCGGTGGTGCGGACCACGGTGCCCGCCCCGCCCCGGCCCGCGTCCCGGAGCCTGCGGATACTGATGCTGTCCTGGGAGTACCCGCCGGTGGTGGTCGGGGGCCTGGGCCGGCACGTGCACGCCCTGGCCCGCAACCTGGTCCGGGCCGGCCACCAGGTGACGGTCGCGACCCGGCACGCGCCCGGCGCGCCGCTGGACGAGATCGTCGAGGGGGTCCGGGTCGTCCGCGCACCGGCCGACCCGCCGATGATCCCCCTGGACACCCCGCACCTGCTGGCCTGGACGATGGCCTTCAACCACACCCTGACCCGCGCCGCCCTGCACGCCGCCGACTCCGGCGAGTACGACCTGGTCCACGCCCACGACTGGCTGGTCACCCACACCGCGATCACCATGCGGGACCACCTGCGCGTCCCCCTGGTGGCCACCGTGCACGCCACCGAGGCCGGCCGCCACCAGGGCTGGCTGCCCGGCGACCTGAACCGCGCGATCCACTCGGTCGAGTGCTGGCTCGGGGCGGAGGCCGAGCGAGTACTGGTGTGCTCCAAGTACATGGGCCGCGAGGTGGACGCGCTGCTCGGCGTCCCGGAGGCCAAGACCGCCGTCATCCCCAACGGCGTCGACCTGCCCCGCTGGTCCCCGAACCCGGCCGAGGTGGCGGCCATGCGCTCGCGCTACGCCGGCGACGGGCCGCTGATCGGCTTCGCCGGCCGGCTGGTCTATGAAAAGGGTGTGCAACATCTGCTGCACGCCGTGCCCGAACTGCGCCGCCGCCACCCGGGACTGCGCGTGGTGATCGCCGGCGACGGACCGCAGCGCGCGGAGCTGGAAGCCACCGCCGGCCGCCTGGACCTGCACCACGAGGTCAGCTTCACCGGCTTCGTCCCGGCCCGCGGCCTGTCCTCGACCATGGCCTCCACCGACGCGATGGTCGTGCCGAGCATCTACGAGCCCTTCGGCCTGGTCGCCCTGGAGGCCGCGGCGGCCGGCGCGCCGCTGGCGGTGTCCAAGACCGGCGGCCTGGCCGAGATCGTCGAGCCCGGCGTGACCGGCCTGCGCTTCCCGGTGCGCGACGCCGACGCGGTGGCCGAGTCGGTCAGCTCCCTGCTCAGCGACCGCGAGTCGGCGCGCGCCATGGCCGACGCCGCGCGCACGATGGTGCGGGAGCGCTACGGCTGGGACGACGTCGCCGTGGCCACGGCCGGGGTGTACGCGAACGTGGTCGGCGGTCCCAAGGCGAAGCGGCCCGCGAACCTGTGGCGCAGCCCGTCGGTCATCGACCCGGAGCCGCTGCGCATTCCCGAGGGCAATCTGCTGGAATCGGCGGGGCTGCTGCCGTGA